A stretch of the Acyrthosiphon pisum isolate AL4f chromosome A2, pea_aphid_22Mar2018_4r6ur, whole genome shotgun sequence genome encodes the following:
- the LOC103310335 gene encoding 26S proteasome non-ATPase regulatory subunit 6 yields the protein MDIAEGVTPAYLKLAQIKFCLTLPQFKEDPDLISSLLAGIVQNNMAPYYKEVCTDLSWIFDQTLYDKMAANNAKRMAELEQEKNPTMVDDDDPVSGIWQAKLLYLCSIGDREEATKLAESKLEEKNVPKSQQIDTVFALFRVAYFHGCDIPAMKKAIDKATELIEGGSGGDWSARNKLKAYDGIWSLAIRDFNRAAKLFVDVVPTFESYELADFSTIIKYTVYSSMIAFPRYELKKTLMHHGVMAQALNSNSKELKDYFVSLYEGQYSKFLVYLARIEKNMKQDPLLHPHYKYYVQEMRLLAYKQILQAYRSLSLDYMAESFGVTKAFVEKEVARFAAAGRLTCKIDHVAGAVVTSSTSKNSLQLGAPESRLERGILYQTTVKKGDILLNRLKKLARVMDF from the coding sequence ATGGACATAGCTGAAGGTGTTACGCCAGCATATCTGAAATTGGCTCAGATAAAATTTTGCTTAACTCTCCCACAGTTTAAAGAAGACCCAGATTTAATTTCATCTTTATTAGCCGGTATAGTCCAAAATAATATGGCCCCCTACTACAAAGAAGTATGTACAGATTTGTCATGGATATTTGACCAAACTCTTTATGATAAAATGGCTGCTAATAATGCTAAGCGTATGGCAGAACTTGAACAAGAAAAAAATCCCACCATGGTAGATGATGACGACCCGGTATCTGGTATATGGCAAGCAAAGTTGCTTTATTTATGTTCCATCGGTGACCGCGAAGAAGCAACAAAACTGGCAGAGTCTAAATTAGAAGAGAAAAATGTACCTAAGTCACAGCAAATCGATACTGTGTTTGCTCTATTTAGAGTTGCATACTTTCACGGATGCGATATTCCGGCAATGAAAAAAGCAATAGACAAAGCCACAGAGTTAATTGAAGGAGGATCTGGTGGAGATTGGAGTGCCAGAAATAAACTTAAAGCATATGATGGTATTTGGAGTTTGGCAATACGAGATTTCAACCGAGCGGCCAAGCTATTTGTAGATGTTGTACCTACATTTGAATCGTATGAACTTGCAGATTTCAGCACTATCATCAAATACACCGTATATTCGTCAATGATAGCTTTCCCTAGATATGAGTTGAAAAAAACGCTCATGCATCATGGTGTCATGGCTCAGGCATTAAACTCAAATTCTAAGGAACTCAAAGATTACTTTGTTTCATTATATGAAGGTCAATACTCCAAATTCCTTGTTTATTTAGCACGCATTGAAAAGAACATGAAACAAGACCCTTTGTTACACCctcactataaatattatgttcaagaGATGAGGTTATTAGCGTATAAGCAAATATTACAAGCATATAGATCATTGAGTTTGGATTACATGGCTGAATCGTTTGGTGTGACTAAAGCATTTGTGGAAAAAGAAGTTGCTAGATTTGCAGCTGCTGGACGTTTAACTTGCAAGATTGATCATGTTGCTGGAGCTGTGGTCACCAGTAGTACATCCAAGAATAGTTTACAACTAGGAGCACCAGAATCTAGACTAGAACGCGGTATATTATATCAGACAACTGTGAAAAAAGGCGATATATTATTGAACAGGTTAAAGAAGTTGGCTAGAGTTatggatttctaa